The Thermothelomyces thermophilus ATCC 42464 chromosome 6, complete sequence DNA segment GGCTCCGGAGCAGCAGCGGGCGGAACGCGGACGCGACCACCACCGAGGCGTGCGAGCAGGCGATCAGCAAGCTGACTGCCGCGAGGAGGGAGTACGGGTGcgggaggaggtggtggtgggagGAGGGGACGAGCGGCTCGAGGAAGGCGGCCGCGAGGACGGCACCTAGGGCGAACGGGATCGCCGTGCAGGCGTGGAGCAGGAGGGAGCTATGGCTGGTTAGTTCTCTGGGGAAGTGTGTCTCCTGATATTCACGAGGTGACGGcaggagaaggggggggaggggggaagtACTTCACCGGGGATTGGGCTTTGGCGAGTGAAAGATGGGTGATATCGTTCAGGCCGGCGAGGAGCCCAAGTAGACAGAGTAAGAAAAGACGGCTGGGCTGAACGGGTTCCCGGAACTTGGCTTCTTGCTGGTGGTTTTGCCTCCTTTGAGGCGGAGATTTGTTCTCGGGAAACGTCGGTTTTGATTTGGGACCAGCCATGATCGCCACCGGAGAGAATCCCATCGAGGCTAAGCTTATCTCTAACCTTGCTGGTGGTTTAAACAAACCACTTGTGCAAGAAGTATAAGGGATGGAATCTTGAGGAGCACTTTCAAAAGTTACCGCTTCGCTCCACGGAGCTTTAAAGTTGGAAAAGTTGAGGGCTTTGAGTAGACAACATGACATCAAGAATCCAGGCGCGACCTCGAGGTATTCGTGAGGCCAAGGAAAATCAGGCTGCGCGTGACTAGTTATCGTATTCGCCTTGTCCATTGCAGCCTTCATTGCGTCCTATTGTCTGGTTGTATAGAGAGTGTCACAAAGTCGGCGACAGGGCGGTTAATTACCCAAAGAAGTAATTCCGTCAGTGGGGACACCGAAACCCGCTGGGGGTGTCTTGACTCATCCCAATCGGTGACAGCGGAATTGCTGCTTTGATATCTTATTGTCACGAAATACAAATGCTGTCCACTGGGTAAGATCAGCGTACATAGTAGAAATAACAGAAATCAAGCAGGTGGTCGGGTTTCGGTGAGAATGAGCTTCTCCCCGTGAGAAAGAATAATTAATGGGAGCATTTTCGGATGTTTGATTTGAAGATTCTCCATCTCAATTAGTATTGTACCGTTATGCTCGGATATAATTAATTACTTTGTAAAAAAGAGGTTTTCCTGTGATTCCACGGTCCCTGTGATTCCACGGTCCCAACAGCAATGGCTCGTGTATAAAGATTCAAATTGGGTGCAAGTGTGCTGAGAAATGACAGCCATTCCGAGGCAGATTGATGGGGCAGATGAGAACTGCACACAGAAGCTCGACTCGGTCTTATTTAATTAACCTTAGTCCAAGGGTTAGGGGTGATGCGACGTCACCCAGTGCAGGCGGTGAGGGGGTAGGTACCCGGTGGCAGAATGAAAGTGGGCGTGCATTTGAGTTCCAGTTTCCCGAGCCTTCTCGCAGACAATCCGACCGATTCCGCTCCCGACATCGAGGTCTTGTAACGCCCGCCGGGGCGCGATGCGAGTCCCATGTCCGCCCACACAGCTCTGCGGTTGGCCGTGCGCCCATTGAAGCGAGCGACGCTGTTAGATCAAATCGCCACCACTGCAGCGCAAAAGCCCCTCCGGCAGCGGCCGCGCTCGCAACTATTATTATGCCTGTGTTGCAGCATCGCCGTCGGCCCCGAGTCCAATCCCGCTCGGACTCGCTTCTTCTCGACCGCCCCTCCCCCGCCGCGCAACCTGCCTCCGAGTCTTGAAAGTATCGTTAGCCGCAAGCCAGAGCCGGAATCGACCGCCGCCAAAGATGCGTCCCCCGCAGCTTCTTCATCCTCATCACCACCATCCGAACCATCAGATCAGCCGCTGCAGCCCGATTCGGAACACTCCGcaccctcttcctcctcttcctcctcttcctcctcttcctcctcttcctcctcttcctcctcttcctcctcttcctcggaACCAACCGCTTCAGTGCAGCCCTCCAGACCCGAATCGAAGGAGCCCCCAGGTGACTCGGCCCCCCCGGAGCCCGAGCCCGAATCCCGCTCTCAGGACTCGTCCCTCCCTTCCTTCACCGAGACTCACCGCCACCCGCTCTCGGCCCGCTTCAGCACCTTCATGGACAACCTGCAGGGCCGCGTCCTGACCGCGACCCAGACGATCAACGACCTGACGGGCTACTCGGCCATCGAGGCGATCAAGAAGCGCAACGGCGAGCTCGAGAGGGAGCACGCGGCCGCGCAGCAGCGCCTGCGCGCCGCGCGGCACAACTACAAGTCGCTCACGACCCACCGCGCCGCCACCCAGCGCGAGGTCACCGCGCTGCTCGCCCGCAAGGACACGTGGACCCCGGCCGACCTCGAGCGCTTCACGACCCTGTACCGGTCCGACCACGAGCTCGAGGCCCaggtcggcgccgccgccgccgagctgaccgaggccgaggccgacgagGCCCGCCTCAGCGGCGAGCTCAACGCCGGCATCCTCAAGCGCTACCACGAGGAGCAGATCTGGAGCGACCGCATCCGCCGCCAGTCCACCTGGGGTACCTGGGGCCTCATGGGCGTCAACGTCGTCCTGTTCTTGGTCCTGCAGTTCGTCGCCGAGCCCTGGCGCCGCAGGAGGTTGGTCAACGGCATCGCCGAGCGCGAGAAGGGCTTCATGGACGAGGTCAGGAGGGAGTTGGTGGAGCTCAAGGCCGCGTCCCaaaccgccgccgcggcggcgacggatgctgctgctgctgctgctgctcttaCGGCGCCCGCTGCGGGGTCCGGCgagggtgctgctgctgcccacGCATCTGGTGCGCAGGGAGTTGGAAGTGCAGCCCGGGATGGCCCGGACGTGGCCGTGCCCGTGGAGCGGGAAGACTGGCGTCTCCCGAGGAAACCGTGGAAGGAGGTGCTTATGGACTTTTGGGAGGACCCTGAACTGCTCAGGGAGGCTGTGCTGGATCTGACCAGCGACCGCAGGATAGACTTGCGGATGCGCGACGCGTCGCTTATCGCGCTGCAGGGAGCGGCAGCTGGGGCGACGCTAGCAGTGGTGCTTGCTGTTTCCATACTGCGCAGCACATGATTCTCCCTCCGCTCACCATGTTGTACTCGTACCACTGACCTGTAAATATAGAACCTTTCTAATGTGCTAACATCCAAGACGATAGATAGATTTCGCATGAGGTACAAGTCTATTATCAACATGTCCGTCATGGTGTGTTAAAAGTAGAGACAGAAGCGGGCGGTCCAAAGTCGTCCACTCCTCGTGTCAAAAGTGTGCCTCTCGCAGTTTTCGGTCAACGGTTAGATAAACAAGGATTCAAATGAGACCTGGATGGCATTGTGTGTATGTACCGCCTCCCGGCGGCGTCCCGCAAGACAAGGaataaggaatagcgacgcCACCACCTTCATCCCCCCCGCCCAGTCCACACCTCACATCATCCTCCCCCTAACGCTTAACGGCCACTGGACCCCTGCTTGTTGTGTTGCCTCCTGTGTCTATTAGCCTCAAACACCGCGCTAAGCTCCGGCTACATGAGCACATAATTCGCGGCAAGTCCATTCCGATCATCCATCCCTAGCGCTTGACTCGATCCGACACCGGTAAGCTACCCACCATTAAGTACTTTGCTCACCAGACTGCGCAGGAGCGAGCGGGGGGTAATAATAGAGCGTTTCAGCATCTGGAGTGAATGAACGGTCACATTCGGGAGGCCATCGCGACCGGCCGTAGAACAGAGACGGTTGGTGTAAAGTAGTGACGCCGCGCGACCTGTGCATCAGAATTATCCCTCCAACGACCGAAGACACCTTTACGAGGGCCAGTTGAACGTTTCTTCTCGATCACACTCGGCGATCACGACGCGTTTTCGTCTTGACGCACCCTACTCGAAATTTGCCGTGTACGAGAAGCCACGGAACTCTTCCTGCATGGCTTGCGAGAGCACTGTAGAGGGTTAGTTCATATATCAGCGTTTGCTTCCCACCGCCCTGATTCACCGCAAACGTACCAGACTGAACCGGCGTCAGCACCGGCGTGACGCTCGTAAATTCGCTGTCAAAGTTGCTCGTGTCGGTGGCGCTCTTGATTTGCGGCAGGAAAGGCGGCGCGACCCGCTTATGGAAGATGTCGTCCCAGTTGATGTTGCGGAAGAAAGGTTGAGACATGACCTCCTGCGCATCCGTGGGCCCGCTGCCGAGGCGCAGCTCTGGTTCACGCGTGAGCAGCTTCTGCAGGATGGACACGCTGTCACGCGGCATGTGGATCGGGTAGAGGGGCTCATCGGCGAGAATGGCGTCGTAGATCTCGTCCTCATCCTCGCCACGGAAGGGCGACTGTTGCAGTAGCATCTGATAGATGAGCACGCCGAAGGCCCACCAGTCCACGGCACGGCCGTACTTCTTGTCGAGCAGAATCTGCGTATCCCGGTTAGAGCAAGCTGCCGTCTGAGACAACGGTGGGGTGAACTTACCTCAGGGGCCATGAACTCGGGCGTACCACAGAAGGTGCTGGTCGTTGAGCCATACCACATGTCTTCCTTGCAAAGACCGTAATCGGCAATCTTGATATGGCCGTCGAGAGTCAAGAGAATGTTGTCCAGCTTCAGATCACGGTAAATGACGCCGTTCTCGTGGAAATACTTGAGCGCCAGGCACACCTCGGCAGCGTAGAACTGAGCCCGCTTCGTGCCAAATTGGCCGCGCTGGATGTGCAACATCAAATCGCCACCGCTGATGTACTCCATGACGAAGTATACTCTCGTCTCGGTCTGGAAGCACGCGTGGAGATTCGTCAGGAACGGGTGCCGCTCGCGGTTGGCAATCAAGAAGACGCGCTTCTCGGACTTGATGCTCTCCACTTCGTCGTTCTCGATAATGAATTCCTTCTTGAGAACCTTGATGGCGTACAACTTGCGTGTGCGCTTCGTTTCAGCCAGCATCACCTTCCCGAAATTACCCTTACCAAGCACAGCAAGGAAGTTGAAGTGGTCCAGACCAATTCGCTGACCAGTCCCGGGATCCGTGGCGGACGGGAGGGGCTTCCTGGCCGGTGTGGGAACTCCAGAGGCAGATGGTACCTGCTGCTCTGCTTGGGCTGGCGCGGGGTGCGGCTTGGGCACCATGGCAGTTTGCTGCGGCTGTTGCGGCTGGTACATCTGCTGCTGCATATATTGTTGCTGAACCACTGGTTGTTGCGTCGGACGGGCTTGCGCGGGCGGCTGGCCCGGGTGCACGCCGATGTTCGCATAGTCGGCCGGGTTGTACTTGCGCTGTTGCGGCTGAGCATACGTCTGTTGCTGCTGTGGAACAGCGCCGTATTGGCTTTCCTCCTGTTGCGTTGGGCGGCCATAACCTCCCGGCGCGCCATAATGTCCTGGCCCGAAATCAGGAATCTGCCCGGCCTGTTGCTGAGGCGTTGGGGTCTGTTTGGGGGACATGGCCGCGGCGGCTGCCGCGGATGCGGTAGTCGAGGAGGTTGAAGGCCGCTCCGCACCGGCGCGCTGTGGGGAGGAAGTCTGATTGTACATGATCTTGGCTGCTTCGGTGGCTTCGGGGGATACAGTTTGGCCACTCAGGGAAGATGGCGCGTAGGAGGCCCCAGATTGAGAGCTGCCTGTCGTGCCCTTGCTCCCTGCCCTCAGATTTCTTTCGCTCATTGAGGATGCCTTCTCCTGGCGGGTCTTCTTTGTCGACCTGATGCCCTCTAGGATTTGGTTCGCCACTGCCATTGACATGCCGCAGAAGTCGGGAACAAGATGCACGCACTGCGCGTGAGCGGTGAGGTTGCATTCTGCGTGTATCGGTCAGTTTCCTTGGTTGCTGGGGGGGCATCAACTAGCAAAACAGCTATACATACCGATGCATTTTCTGGAGTTTTTCTTGCCAATTGGCAGCATGTAACCGCAGTGGCAACACCAATTGGCGGTGATATTCGAGAACGGCTGGAAACGATGAGGAATCCGGTGGTTGATCTTCTCCTCGTCGGGATCGGTCTCGGCGTTGCTCTTGCTGATACACTTGGTGACGACGCTCGTGTAGCACTTGGTATGGCATGTGTACTTGCAGTCATCGCACTGCATGCCGGCCGAGTACTTGAGGAAGTCCCCACAGAGCGCGCAGCGCATGATGTTGTAGAACTGGCGCTGGACAAACTTGTGACCGTACATCTCGTGCACCTCCTCCTTGCGCTGACGAACGGCGCCCTTGCGGTTGAGTCCAGCATCCATTGGGCGCGGAGCCTTGTTCTCCTTGACGAAGTTGAGACTGAGCTGGATCTGACCCGTCGGCTCCAAATTAAACCACGCATCAATGGGCTGCGACACAACGGGAGCAACCGGGGGCGGCTGCGGCGTGAATGAAGGCGGTTGCTGCCCGGGGGATGTTGGTGGCCCGGCAAACTGCGGGCTCTGGGCGCCCATCGGAAACTGTGGCGGCGGGATCCTAGGAGCAGAGCCGAGACGGTCGGCGGAAACCCAGCCCGTGGAGCTTGTCTCGGCCTCGATCCTCTTCCGACGAAGCTCCTCCACAATGTCTGATATTCTCACCCATAGCAAGCCAATGGGTAGCGCGTGCTCGCCGGGTTTATCGTATACGGTCAGCTCCACTTCGTTTGCTTTGTCGACGAAGATGTTGTGAAACTCCGCTTCCCATTTATCGTTCCGTGAAGCTCTCGTTTTCGCCACGACGTTgtcttcgaccttgatagtAATGAAAGTCTCAGGGGCGCGCGAAAATCGGCCCAGGGGGAGGTGGTCGACATCTTTGACGGCCAGGATACGGATAGAAAGCTGGCCAGTCAAGGGCTTCCTCAGATTTGGCACATTGATGCTGTCATCTGAATCCCCCAGCCCCCTTTTAGCATTCGAGCGACAATAGATGGCTGAATGGAATGACGTACCATCTGCGGAATCTGCGTCCATATCGATATGTAACTCCTCATATCTCTTCAACGCTTGCTTCAGAAGTACGATTTTTTGGCTGCTTTCAATTCGCCGGGCTGCAGCGTCTGCCTTGCTCTTCTTGTCTCCCTCCATCTGGTAGAGCTGCACCATTTTCTCAATACCCTTGAGGTACTGATCTTCGACATTGAGCTTGAACTGGATCTGGGAAAGCATGAGCTGAATCCGCGGACCCAAGTATGGTGTGTCAAATTTGATGAGATCTGGTTTCCGGGCGAGGTCAGCGTCAGACGTCTCTCATCCTTGAGGTTCGATAGGTTCACTAATCTGGCGTACCGAGTTTCGTAAAGTTCGGGCGGGCTTTGGGGATCCCAGAATGCGGAGGCTGACCAGGAAACGGTCCGCGGGGAGGCATCAGGTCGCCCTGGCCGTACTGTGCATAACTCGAGCCGTCCTTTGGAGGAGGCGCCGGTGGTCCGCCTTCTTCCGTTCCCTGTTCCGTACTCCTGAGAGACCCAAGGGTCGATCCACCTATTGACATGTTGTCAACCGATTGCCCCAGACGACGCATCTGAAGCTCGCGGAGCCTCTCCTCGAAGAACTCGAGGTTACGGCGCCCCTCGCGCATTTGTGTGTCGAGCTTGGAGCGGACGGCTTCATTGTTGGTCTGCTGGCGCATAAGATTCGCGGCATTGATGAGAGCTTTTTCGCGCTCGATCTTCTTGGTGATATCCAAGAttttgtcgtcgtcgttcaTTGTGCCTGATTGGGTTGCGCGGCGGGGCGCGCAAGGGGGAGAGGCGGGGTTATCGTGATGCTGGAAGGTTTAGGTGAGAAATGTGCGATGCTGCTTTTCCCTTTCTTATCCTCCCGGAACGACAAGGAGTAAGCTGCCCCGCGTGCCAGAGCCAAGCGTCAACACTGCTGCGCGTTGATGGGTGTTGGGAGTGGTTGCGGGATGTCGTCAGCGAAAGATTATGGAGGGGTTTTGTGTTTCGCAAATGCTAACAGCCCTTGTCGATGCAGTCGGGGGCGCGGTGCTCTGTACGGAGCACACTGCCTTGCTTTCGTTGGCAGGTCCGGTTGGGAGTCGCAGTTAGCTGGCCAGGGTGGTTCGACCAGGACGTTCTTGAGCGCTTTGCCCAGCAGGCCCGGGTTATGCTGGTCAACTGCTTGGGTCGGGTAAGGTCGGTGGGGATGTTGCCTTGCTTGGGGAAATGGAGCAGGACCGGGAACAAGCTGCAGTGAAAGAAACAAACATCCGAGAGGAGGCCGAAAATGGAACCTCGCAACCTCTCCCGCGCGATGAAGGCCTTGACTGGtgggaacgagctaaacttGTCGCCTAAACCCAGAAGCAGTATTTGCGAGCTGCCGCTCTTTCCCCTTTTTGCTGCTGGCTCAGCCCGGCGGCAGGTGGTTACGGCGAACAGCTCGTTTCGTACTGTACTTGAACTTCCAGATACGGGGCTGCGGGGTACCTTCgggcaaaaaaaaacaagAGCTTCTCGATAtaggaaggggggggaggacaAGCCGTGGTTTTTGATTGAGTTCCAGGCCCGGTGGCGCAAAGTATCATCTTCCATCCATGATTGAGAATTCCTCAGAACGCATCTGGATCCAAGCTCGCCAGGTTTCTTTTCCCAAGCAAGTCACAGAATACTACgaaggtacggagtactaccTAACGCAATCCCAAAGACGTGCATTCTACCTCAGAGCGGGGTTTCAGCCAAGATCGAAACCACTGATAGGGAACGCGTCTGATCCGCTGCGACCTTGGCTGCACCACCCACCAGCTGTGTGTTTTACTGCATATCTCGGTACCTAATTCAACCTAATTCAACCAAATGTCCTTTCCTTAAATTTTCGGTGTCGATTTTGCTATTTCGCCTGCATTAAATAGGTTGAATTCCGTCTTATAGCTCCTGGTTTGTAGTTCGCGATTTCGAGCATTCGGCACTTCCGTTCCTACCCGCTCGCTCTACGAATTGTGTTTGTCCTAGGACTACCCGTAGGACTTTGGATCATCCCGGTGACGAGACCTATCAGCACAGAGTTTCAAGAAACCTGGACACCGCCGTCCAGACTAACGTAAAACTGGGCGAAGTTCCGGCAGTGTTTGGCGATCGCATTTTATCCCAGAACCTGCTCGATAGGAATGAATACAACATTCTTGTAAAGTCTGTCCCTCGGACCAAACTTTTCGAGGACCGGGCGTTGTATCAATGGGAATACTGGATAATAGCC contains these protein-coding regions:
- a CDS encoding Serine/threonine protein kinase C-like protein (Similar to Aspergillus nidulans pkcA) — protein: MNDDDKILDITKKIEREKALINAANLMRQQTNNEAVRSKLDTQMREGRRNLEFFEERLRELQMRRLGQSVDNMSIGGSTLGSLRSTEQGTEEGGPPAPPPKDGSSYAQYGQGDLMPPRGPFPGQPPHSGIPKARPNFTKLDLIKFDTPYLGPRIQLMLSQIQFKLNVEDQYLKGIEKMVQLYQMEGDKKSKADAAARRIESSQKIVLLKQALKRYEELHIDMDADSADDDSINVPNLRKPLTGQLSIRILAVKDVDHLPLGRFSRAPETFITIKVEDNVVAKTRASRNDKWEAEFHNIFVDKANEVELTVYDKPGEHALPIGLLWVRISDIVEELRRKRIEAETSSTGWVSADRLGSAPRIPPPQFPMGAQSPQFAGPPTSPGQQPPSFTPQPPPVAPVVSQPIDAWFNLEPTGQIQLSLNFVKENKAPRPMDAGLNRKGAVRQRKEEVHEMYGHKFVQRQFYNIMRCALCGDFLKYSAGMQCDDCKYTCHTKCYTSVVTKCISKSNAETDPDEEKINHRIPHRFQPFSNITANWCCHCGYMLPIGKKNSRKCIECNLTAHAQCVHLVPDFCGMSMAVANQILEGIRSTKKTRQEKASSMSERNLRAGSKGTTGSSQSGASYAPSSLSGQTVSPEATEAAKIMYNQTSSPQRAGAERPSTSSTTASAAAAAAMSPKQTPTPQQQAGQIPDFGPGHYGAPGGYGRPTQQEESQYGAVPQQQQTYAQPQQRKYNPADYANIGVHPGQPPAQARPTQQPVVQQQYMQQQMYQPQQPQQTAMVPKPHPAPAQAEQQVPSASGVPTPARKPLPSATDPGTGQRIGLDHFNFLAVLGKGNFGKVMLAETKRTRKLYAIKVLKKEFIIENDEVESIKSEKRVFLIANRERHPFLTNLHACFQTETRVYFVMEYISGGDLMLHIQRGQFGTKRAQFYAAEVCLALKYFHENGVIYRDLKLDNILLTLDGHIKIADYGLCKEDMWYGSTTSTFCGTPEFMAPEILLDKKYGRAVDWWAFGVLIYQMLLQQSPFRGEDEDEIYDAILADEPLYPIHMPRDSVSILQKLLTREPELRLGSGPTDAQEVMSQPFFRNINWDDIFHKRVAPPFLPQIKSATDTSNFDSEFTSVTPVLTPVQSVLSQAMQEEFRGFSYTANFE